The Maledivibacter sp. region CCGCTGAAATCATATTATCCCTTAGATTATATGATATTTCAACTGCCTTTTCATAGGCTCTATCTCCCATTGTAACTATGAAAACATCAAGTCCCTTTGGCCTTGGTATCTCTATATTATTGTTCTCTAAAGTAAGAAGTAATCTTTCAATACCTAATCCAAATCCAACTCCAGGTGTAGAAGGTCCACCGACTTCTTCTACTAATCCATCGTATCTTCCTCCACCACATACTGTACTTTGGGAACCAATTTTCTTTGATATTATTTCGAAGGCCGTTCTATTATAATAATCCAGTCCCCTTACTATTCTTGGATCTATCTCAAACTGTAATCCCATTATATTAAGATATTTTTGAAGCTTTTCAAAATGGTCCCTACAATCATCGCATATATGATCAAGAATCAGCGGAACATCCTTAAGCTCATTTTGACAGTCTTCTTTTTTACAATCTATAATTCTCATAGGATTTCTTTCATATCTATCTACACAGGTCTTACATAAAGTATCTAGCTTTTGTTTTAAGAATTCTCTTAGGGCCTCATTATATTTCTTTCTACACTCAGTACAGCCTATACTATTTATTCTTAGCTCTAGATCATTAAGTCCTAATTTTTCAAAAAATGTCATTGCTATACTTATTACCTCAGCATCTACAGACGGCTTATCAGCACCGAAAACCTCTACACCAAATTGATGAAACGCTCTTAATCTACCTGCCTGGGGTCTTTCGTACCTAAAGCAAGGGGTTATGTAAAAAAGCTTAGTCGGTTGACTATCTGCATATAATTTATTTTCTACAAATGCCCTTACAACAGGGGATGTCCCCTCGGGCTTTAATGTAATGTCCCTTCCCCCATTATCGGTAAAGGTATACATCTCTTTTTGAACTATATCCGTTGTTTCTCCAACGCCCCTTTTAAATAGCTCAGTATGTTCAAATATAGGGGTTCTTATTGCCTTATATCCGAATCTTTCACAAATATCACTAAACATCTTTTCTACATAATCCCATTTATAAACATTTGATGGTAAAACATCCTTAGTCCCTCTTGGAGCTTTAGTAAGCATTTTATTACCTCCTCTTTAGTTAGTTAAAAGTTACAGGTTCCAAGTTTCAAGTCCAAAATTTTATGGTCAAACTAAAATAACTCTCGTTCCTATGATTAATAATCATAGGGACGAGAGTTTGTATTCCCG contains the following coding sequences:
- the hisS gene encoding histidine--tRNA ligase, which translates into the protein MLTKAPRGTKDVLPSNVYKWDYVEKMFSDICERFGYKAIRTPIFEHTELFKRGVGETTDIVQKEMYTFTDNGGRDITLKPEGTSPVVRAFVENKLYADSQPTKLFYITPCFRYERPQAGRLRAFHQFGVEVFGADKPSVDAEVISIAMTFFEKLGLNDLELRINSIGCTECRKKYNEALREFLKQKLDTLCKTCVDRYERNPMRIIDCKKEDCQNELKDVPLILDHICDDCRDHFEKLQKYLNIMGLQFEIDPRIVRGLDYYNRTAFEIISKKIGSQSTVCGGGRYDGLVEEVGGPSTPGVGFGLGIERLLLTLENNNIEIPRPKGLDVFIVTMGDRAYEKAVEISYNLRDNMISADIDHLSRSMKAQFKYSDKVNSSYTIVIGDNELDNNVVSLKNMNTGEQEEVSLDTIIDEIIKRVK